A window of the Streptomyces sp. NBC_00250 genome harbors these coding sequences:
- a CDS encoding e9imm peptide yields the protein MNPETPEEESSQILATLERGLACPHISDYICWDPDPKLTPEKVVDRALAYKPIVL from the coding sequence ATGAACCCAGAGACTCCCGAGGAAGAGTCCTCCCAGATCCTGGCCACCCTTGAACGGGGCTTGGCCTGCCCGCACATCAGCGACTACATCTGCTGGGACCCCGACCCCAAGCTGACGCCCGAGAAGGTCGTCGACAGAGCCCTGGCCTACAAGCCAATCGTCCTCTGA